The following coding sequences are from one Lolium rigidum isolate FL_2022 chromosome 6, APGP_CSIRO_Lrig_0.1, whole genome shotgun sequence window:
- the LOC124668633 gene encoding tubulin alpha-2 chain-like isoform X1 produces MNVAPLQLGRRDTALDMAKSVYTDVHVKLTDGRQENYTIGLQGFLVFNAVGGGTCSGLGSLLLEQLFVDCGINSKLEFTCVSSLSH; encoded by the exons CTGGGGCGCAGGGATACTGCACTTGACATGGCCAAGTCTGTCTACACGGATGTCCATGTGAAGCTCACTGATGGCCGGCAAG AAAACTACACTATTGGTCTCCAGGGCTTCCTTGTCTTCAACGCTGTTGGAGGTGGAACTTGCTCTGGCCTTGGTTCTCTTCTCCTTGAGCAGCTCTTTGTTGACTGTGGAATAAATTCCAAGCTTGAGTTCACTTGTGTGTCCTCACTCTCTCATTGA